One genomic region from Streptomyces sp. NBC_01304 encodes:
- a CDS encoding response regulator transcription factor — MRILVVEDEEGLADSLRRGLSAEGHWVDVAYDGHRGLELALTGDYDAVVLDVMLPGLGGHEVCTRLRTHDQQTPVLMLTARDGEYDEADGLDSGADDYLTKPFSFVVLLARLRALGRRRQADRDRTLQAGDLVLDVRGRRCRRGGQDIELTARELAVLACLLAEPGQAVAKQDILDRVWDSPGDIDPNIVEVYVSSLRKKVDAPFGRRSIRTVHGTGYRMAPDDDA, encoded by the coding sequence GTGCGCATCCTCGTGGTCGAAGACGAAGAAGGCCTCGCCGACTCCCTGCGGCGGGGCCTGTCCGCCGAGGGGCACTGGGTCGATGTCGCGTACGACGGGCATCGGGGGCTCGAGCTCGCGCTGACCGGGGATTACGACGCCGTCGTGCTCGACGTGATGCTGCCGGGGCTCGGCGGACACGAGGTCTGCACCCGGCTGCGCACGCACGACCAGCAGACCCCCGTGCTCATGCTGACCGCGCGCGACGGCGAGTACGACGAGGCCGACGGGCTCGATTCCGGCGCCGACGACTACCTCACCAAGCCCTTCTCGTTCGTCGTGCTGCTCGCCCGGCTCAGGGCGCTCGGCCGCCGCCGGCAGGCCGACCGCGACCGGACCCTCCAGGCCGGCGACCTGGTGCTCGACGTCAGGGGAAGGCGCTGCCGGCGCGGCGGGCAGGACATCGAGCTGACCGCCCGTGAACTGGCCGTCCTCGCCTGCCTGTTGGCCGAGCCGGGTCAGGCCGTCGCCAAGCAGGACATCCTGGACCGGGTCTGGGACTCCCCCGGCGACATCGACCCGAACATCGTCGAGGTCTACGTCTCCTCGCTGCGCAAGAAGGTGGACGCCCCCTTCGGCCGCCGCTCCATACGCACCGTGCACGGCACCGGGTATCGCATGGCCCCCGACGACGATGCGTAG
- a CDS encoding polysaccharide deacetylase family protein, whose product MRAGRAHRLLAGVLAAGALALSVSGCAQSVDPIERLGRKAAHKVEKKVEQRRVSKAVARRWGLHAPLRPAPKPPPRGAVKGAGPGLPPVVDRVPTKDKVVFLTFDDGAERDPRFIDMVRDLRLPVSMFLTDSVAGPGYSHFGELRSVGATVQNHTLDHPYLPGLSYDGQRWEICGQQDKLKQRFGVRPRLFRPPYGNYNANTLRAAADCGVSAVVLWRASMQINDLRYAAGHRLHPGDIVLAHFRGPGELQGASLTEMTARMLRRIQAQGFTVARLEDYL is encoded by the coding sequence GTGAGGGCCGGGCGCGCGCACCGGCTGCTCGCCGGGGTTCTTGCGGCCGGTGCGCTCGCCCTGAGCGTGAGCGGGTGTGCCCAGTCGGTGGACCCGATCGAACGGCTCGGCCGCAAGGCCGCGCACAAGGTGGAGAAGAAGGTCGAGCAGCGCCGCGTCTCCAAGGCCGTGGCCCGCCGCTGGGGGCTGCACGCCCCGCTCAGGCCCGCGCCGAAGCCGCCGCCGCGGGGGGCGGTCAAGGGCGCGGGGCCGGGGCTGCCGCCGGTGGTGGACCGGGTGCCGACCAAGGACAAGGTGGTGTTCCTGACCTTCGACGACGGGGCGGAGCGCGACCCCCGGTTCATCGACATGGTCAGGGACCTGCGGCTTCCGGTCAGCATGTTCCTCACGGACAGCGTGGCCGGGCCGGGCTATTCGCACTTCGGCGAGCTGCGGTCGGTGGGCGCGACCGTGCAGAACCACACCCTCGACCACCCCTATCTGCCGGGCCTTTCGTACGACGGGCAGCGCTGGGAGATCTGCGGGCAGCAGGACAAGCTGAAGCAGCGCTTCGGCGTCCGGCCGCGGCTCTTCCGCCCGCCGTACGGCAACTACAACGCGAACACCCTGCGGGCCGCCGCGGACTGCGGGGTCTCGGCGGTGGTCCTGTGGCGGGCATCGATGCAGATCAACGACCTCCGGTACGCGGCCGGGCACCGCCTGCACCCCGGCGACATCGTCCTCGCGCACTTCCGCGGCCCGGGCGAACTGCAGGGCGCGTCGCTCACCGAGATGACGGCACGGATGCTGCGGCGGATCCAGGCACAGGGGTTCACGGTGGCCCGGCTGGAGGACTACCTCTAG
- a CDS encoding polysaccharide deacetylase family protein: MKLVRQKDKFSRNRAPVLRAALAVVTATALAAGCASGEPAKPPVKPAPGPAEVAKQRAAVHAGRLAAVKRWGVAKMPLAAPKPPKKKVTPKTRKGFEVAGQKNLPPVFTTIPTKDKVVFLTIDDGAEKDPKFLKMMSELKIPYTAFLSDYLVKEDYGYFKQMQDRGVVLNNHTLNHRYLPGLTYAQQKREICGMQDVIEKRYGKRPELFRPPYGNYNQNTLKAAKACGIRAVPLWNAEVFVDKMDYREWDRDIHPGDIILTHFRGKEDWKGTMPDMIRKFLKMVTDKGYAVAKLEDYL, from the coding sequence ATGAAACTAGTACGACAAAAGGATAAATTCAGCCGAAATCGGGCCCCGGTCCTGCGTGCGGCCCTCGCCGTCGTCACCGCCACCGCCCTCGCGGCCGGCTGCGCCTCGGGCGAGCCCGCGAAGCCCCCGGTCAAGCCCGCTCCGGGCCCCGCCGAGGTCGCCAAGCAGCGCGCCGCCGTGCACGCCGGGCGGCTCGCCGCGGTCAAGCGCTGGGGCGTCGCCAAGATGCCGCTGGCCGCGCCGAAGCCGCCCAAGAAGAAGGTCACACCGAAGACCCGCAAGGGCTTCGAGGTGGCCGGCCAGAAGAACCTGCCGCCGGTCTTCACCACGATCCCGACCAAGGACAAGGTCGTCTTCCTCACCATCGACGACGGGGCCGAGAAGGACCCGAAGTTCCTCAAGATGATGAGCGAGCTGAAGATCCCGTACACCGCCTTCCTCAGCGACTACCTGGTCAAGGAGGACTACGGCTACTTCAAGCAGATGCAGGACCGCGGGGTCGTGCTCAACAACCACACCCTCAACCACCGCTATCTGCCCGGACTCACCTACGCGCAGCAGAAGCGCGAGATCTGCGGCATGCAGGACGTCATCGAGAAGCGCTACGGCAAGCGCCCCGAGCTCTTCCGCCCGCCGTACGGCAACTACAACCAGAACACCCTGAAGGCCGCCAAGGCCTGCGGCATCAGGGCCGTTCCGCTGTGGAACGCCGAGGTCTTCGTGGACAAGATGGACTACCGCGAGTGGGACCGCGACATCCACCCCGGCGACATCATCCTCACGCACTTCAGGGGCAAGGAGGACTGGAAGGGCACCATGCCCGACATGATCCGCAAGTTCCTCAAGATGGTCACCGACAAGGGGTACGCGGTGGCCAAGCTGGAGGACTACCTGTGA
- the groL gene encoding chaperonin GroEL (60 kDa chaperone family; promotes refolding of misfolded polypeptides especially under stressful conditions; forms two stacked rings of heptamers to form a barrel-shaped 14mer; ends can be capped by GroES; misfolded proteins enter the barrel where they are refolded when GroES binds) has translation MAKILKFDEDARRALERGVNKLADTVKVTIGPKGRNVVIDKKFGAPTITNDGVTIAREVEVEDPYENLGAQLVKEVATKTNDIAGDGTTTATVLAQALVREGLRNVAAGASPAALKKGIDAAVKAVSDDLLATARPIDSKSDIAAVAALSAQDKQIGELIAEAMDKVGKDGVITVEESNTFGLELDFTEGMAFDKGYLSPYFVTDQERMEAVLDDPYILIHQGKIGSIQDLLPLLEKVIQGGGSKPLLIIAEDVEGEALSTLVVNKIRGTFNAVAVKAPGFGDRRKAMLGDMATLTGATVIAEEVGLKLDQAGLDVLGTARRVTITKDDTVIVDGGGDSADVQGRVNQIKAEIESTDSDWDREKLQERLAKLAGGVCVIKVGAATEVELKEKKHRLEDAISATRAAVEEGIVSGGGSALVHAVKVLEGNLGKEGDEATGVAVVRRAAVEPLRWIAENAGLEGYVITSKVAELEKGQGFNAATGEYGDLVKAGVIDPVKVTRSALENAASIASLLLTTETLVVEKPAEDEGDAGHGHGHGHSH, from the coding sequence ATGGCGAAGATCCTGAAGTTCGACGAGGACGCCCGTCGCGCCCTCGAGCGTGGCGTCAACAAGCTTGCCGACACGGTCAAGGTGACGATCGGCCCCAAGGGCCGCAACGTCGTCATCGACAAGAAGTTCGGCGCCCCCACCATCACCAACGACGGCGTGACCATCGCCCGTGAGGTCGAGGTCGAGGACCCGTACGAGAACCTCGGCGCCCAGCTGGTGAAGGAGGTGGCGACCAAGACCAACGACATCGCGGGTGACGGTACGACCACCGCCACCGTGCTGGCCCAGGCGCTCGTCCGCGAGGGCCTGCGCAACGTCGCCGCGGGTGCCTCCCCGGCCGCCCTGAAGAAGGGCATCGACGCCGCGGTCAAGGCCGTCTCCGACGACCTGCTCGCCACCGCGCGTCCCATCGACTCGAAGTCCGACATCGCCGCCGTGGCCGCGCTGTCCGCCCAGGACAAGCAGATCGGCGAGCTCATCGCCGAGGCCATGGACAAGGTCGGCAAGGACGGTGTCATCACCGTCGAGGAGTCCAACACCTTCGGCCTGGAGCTCGACTTCACCGAGGGCATGGCCTTCGACAAGGGCTACCTGTCCCCGTACTTCGTCACCGACCAGGAGCGTATGGAGGCCGTCCTCGACGACCCGTACATCCTGATCCACCAGGGCAAGATCGGTTCGATCCAGGACCTGCTTCCGCTCCTCGAGAAGGTCATCCAGGGCGGTGGCTCCAAGCCGCTCCTGATCATCGCCGAGGACGTCGAGGGCGAGGCCCTGTCGACCCTGGTCGTCAACAAGATCCGCGGCACGTTCAACGCCGTGGCCGTCAAGGCCCCCGGCTTCGGCGACCGCCGCAAGGCGATGCTCGGCGACATGGCCACCCTCACCGGTGCGACCGTCATCGCCGAAGAGGTCGGCCTCAAGCTCGACCAGGCCGGTCTGGACGTGCTCGGCACCGCGCGCCGCGTGACCATCACCAAGGACGACACCGTCATCGTCGACGGTGGCGGCGACTCCGCGGACGTCCAGGGCCGCGTCAACCAGATCAAGGCCGAGATCGAGTCCACGGACTCGGACTGGGACCGCGAGAAGCTGCAGGAGCGCCTGGCGAAGCTCGCCGGCGGTGTCTGCGTGATCAAGGTCGGCGCTGCCACCGAGGTCGAGCTCAAGGAGAAGAAGCACCGTCTGGAGGACGCCATCTCCGCGACCCGCGCCGCGGTCGAGGAGGGCATCGTCTCCGGTGGTGGCTCCGCGCTCGTCCACGCCGTCAAGGTGCTCGAGGGCAACCTCGGCAAGGAGGGCGACGAGGCCACCGGTGTCGCCGTCGTCCGCCGCGCCGCCGTCGAGCCGCTGCGCTGGATCGCCGAGAACGCGGGCCTCGAGGGTTACGTCATCACCTCGAAGGTCGCCGAGCTCGAGAAGGGCCAGGGCTTCAACGCCGCGACCGGCGAGTACGGCGACCTGGTCAAGGCCGGCGTCATCGACCCGGTCAAGGTGACCCGCTCCGCCCTGGAGAACGCGGCGTCCATCGCCTCGCTGCTCCTCACGACCGAGACCCTGGTCGTCGAGAAGCCGGCCGAGGACGAGGGTGACGCCGGGCACGGCCACGGTCACGGCCACTCCCACTGA
- the groES gene encoding co-chaperone GroES, with product MTTASSKVAIKPLEDRIVVQPLDAEQTTASGLVIPDTAKEKPQEGVVLAVGPGRFENGERLPLDVSTGDIVLYSKYGGTEVKYSGEEYLVLSARDVLAIIEK from the coding sequence GTGACGACCGCCAGCTCCAAGGTTGCCATCAAGCCGCTTGAGGACCGCATTGTGGTCCAGCCGCTCGACGCCGAGCAGACCACGGCCTCTGGCCTGGTCATCCCGGACACCGCGAAGGAGAAGCCCCAGGAGGGCGTCGTCCTCGCGGTGGGCCCGGGTCGCTTCGAGAACGGCGAGCGTCTTCCGCTCGACGTCAGCACCGGCGACATCGTGCTGTACAGCAAGTACGGCGGCACCGAGGTGAAGTACAGCGGCGAGGAATACCTCGTCCTCTCGGCTCGCGACGTGCTCGCGATCATCGAGAAGTAA
- a CDS encoding FtsW/RodA/SpoVE family cell cycle protein: MTTGSSPLSRGHRRTEAILLAFAVVLTVFGHAYVGLAMYDQLPSNVGQFAASMALLALVAHLAVRRFAPYADPLILPIALLLTGLGLVLLHRLDETYAHKFKNSTPTASGQLLWSVVGVAVCIGILVLLRDHRRLQRYIYVTMAVALVMLMAPALFGADAYGAKRWIKLGALSFQPGEFVKMMIAVFFAGYLVIHRDALSLTGRKVLGLQMPPMRQFAPIIAVWVISLLVLIFERDLGTSLIFFGLFVVMLYVATHRPSWILFGVTLAAVGAFVVGSVEPHVHGRVEAWLNPFETFTPAGQAKGASDQLAQALFSFGSGGLTGSGLGLGHPELIGFAGRSDFILTTVGEELGLAGLMAVLLLYALLVQRGLRTSVLARDPFGKLLAVGLSAALMLQVFVVAGGVLGLIPLTGKALPFLAKGGSSLVANWVMIALLIRISDSAGRNREASAQGPDPEPEPEPAPEPELVRTG, translated from the coding sequence ATGACGACGGGCAGCTCGCCCCTCTCGCGGGGCCACCGGCGCACCGAGGCGATCCTGCTCGCGTTCGCCGTCGTGCTCACGGTCTTCGGACACGCCTACGTGGGCCTCGCCATGTACGACCAGCTGCCCTCGAACGTCGGCCAGTTCGCGGCGAGCATGGCGCTGCTGGCGCTGGTCGCGCATCTCGCGGTACGCCGCTTCGCCCCGTACGCCGACCCGCTGATCCTGCCCATCGCCCTGCTGCTGACCGGGCTCGGACTCGTCCTCCTGCATCGCCTGGACGAAACGTACGCGCACAAGTTCAAGAACTCCACGCCGACCGCGAGCGGGCAACTGCTCTGGTCCGTGGTGGGCGTCGCGGTCTGCATCGGCATCCTCGTGCTGCTGCGCGACCACCGCAGGCTGCAGCGCTACATCTACGTGACCATGGCCGTGGCGCTGGTCATGCTGATGGCTCCGGCGCTCTTCGGCGCCGACGCGTACGGCGCCAAGCGCTGGATCAAGCTCGGGGCGCTGTCGTTCCAGCCGGGCGAGTTCGTGAAGATGATGATCGCGGTGTTCTTCGCCGGATACCTGGTCATCCACCGCGACGCCCTCTCGCTGACCGGCCGCAAGGTGCTCGGCCTGCAGATGCCGCCGATGCGGCAGTTCGCGCCGATCATCGCGGTGTGGGTGATCAGCCTGCTGGTGCTGATCTTCGAGCGGGACCTGGGCACCTCACTGATCTTCTTCGGCCTCTTCGTGGTGATGTTGTACGTCGCCACGCATCGCCCCAGCTGGATCCTGTTCGGCGTGACGCTGGCCGCGGTCGGGGCGTTCGTGGTCGGCTCGGTCGAGCCGCATGTGCACGGCCGGGTCGAGGCCTGGCTCAACCCCTTCGAGACCTTCACCCCGGCCGGTCAGGCCAAGGGCGCCTCCGACCAGCTGGCCCAGGCCCTGTTCAGCTTCGGCAGCGGCGGGCTCACCGGGTCGGGGCTCGGCCTCGGGCACCCGGAGCTGATCGGCTTCGCGGGGCGCAGCGACTTCATCCTGACCACGGTCGGCGAGGAGCTGGGGCTCGCCGGGCTGATGGCGGTGCTGCTCCTGTACGCGCTCCTGGTGCAGCGGGGCCTGCGGACGTCGGTGCTCGCCCGGGACCCGTTCGGCAAGCTGCTCGCGGTGGGGCTCTCGGCCGCGCTGATGCTGCAGGTCTTCGTGGTCGCGGGCGGCGTCCTCGGGCTGATCCCGCTGACCGGGAAGGCGCTGCCGTTCCTGGCGAAGGGCGGCTCCTCGCTGGTCGCGAACTGGGTGATGATCGCGCTCCTGATCCGGATCAGCGACAGCGCGGGACGCAACCGGGAGGCCTCGGCCCAGGGGCCCGATCCGGAACCCGAGCCGGAGCCGGCACCTGAGCCCGAGCTGGTACGTACCGGCTAG
- a CDS encoding sensor histidine kinase yields the protein MRRTTRNPKRFRLPLPRTVRARTAAAAALAMALLLAVGGGWLYTVLRANLLDDTSGRTELAARKAASLVDTGAAPHQLPAPEGGVDMVVVLDAQGRIKTADHDADFTPQLAALRPPPGQDSAARIVRHDGERRDVVVVRATAPDDSEQFVYAVTVLSDVDHATRAIGWALLASAPPLIGLAALIAWAVTGLALRPVAAIRTELDAVTAKELDRRVPEPPGEDEVALLARTANATLDRLEQSVGRQRQFVADASHELRNPIAAVRAQLETALADPDPAARRTETAPLRSALADTERLQRIAADLLLLARLDAQVPVIAEPVDLALLAAEELARRRDPRLVLEAQAPVPVRGDPARLERLLANLVDNALRYAATEVRVRAFAAGSRAVLEVTDDGPGIPEADRERVFDRFVRLDAARDRGSGGTGLGLAIAREIARAHGGDLVVATGPTAGACLRAEF from the coding sequence ATGCGTAGGACGACGCGCAACCCCAAGAGATTTCGCCTGCCCCTGCCCCGCACGGTCAGGGCCCGCACCGCCGCGGCCGCCGCACTCGCCATGGCACTGCTGCTCGCCGTCGGCGGCGGCTGGCTCTACACCGTGCTGCGCGCCAACCTCCTCGACGACACCTCGGGCCGCACCGAGCTCGCCGCCCGCAAGGCCGCATCCCTCGTCGACACCGGGGCCGCCCCCCACCAACTGCCCGCACCCGAGGGCGGCGTCGACATGGTCGTGGTGCTCGACGCGCAAGGGCGGATCAAGACCGCCGACCACGATGCCGACTTCACGCCCCAACTGGCCGCCCTGCGCCCGCCCCCGGGGCAGGACTCGGCCGCGCGGATCGTGCGGCACGACGGGGAACGACGCGATGTGGTCGTCGTCCGGGCGACGGCGCCGGACGACAGCGAGCAGTTCGTGTACGCGGTCACCGTGCTCAGCGACGTCGACCATGCGACCCGCGCCATCGGCTGGGCCCTGCTCGCCAGCGCGCCCCCGCTGATCGGCCTCGCCGCCCTGATCGCCTGGGCGGTGACCGGCCTCGCCCTGCGCCCGGTCGCCGCGATCCGGACCGAGCTCGACGCGGTCACGGCGAAGGAGCTCGACCGCCGCGTCCCCGAACCCCCCGGCGAGGACGAGGTCGCCCTGCTCGCCCGTACCGCCAACGCCACCCTCGACCGCCTGGAGCAGTCGGTCGGCCGGCAACGCCAGTTCGTCGCCGACGCCTCGCACGAGCTCCGCAATCCCATCGCGGCCGTACGCGCCCAGCTCGAGACCGCCCTCGCCGACCCCGACCCGGCCGCACGGCGCACTGAAACCGCTCCGCTCCGCTCCGCCCTCGCCGACACCGAGCGGCTGCAGCGCATCGCGGCCGACCTGCTCCTGCTCGCCCGGCTCGACGCCCAGGTCCCGGTGATCGCGGAGCCCGTCGATCTGGCGCTGCTCGCGGCGGAGGAGCTGGCCCGGCGGCGAGATCCCCGGCTCGTCCTGGAGGCGCAGGCGCCGGTGCCGGTGCGCGGGGATCCGGCCCGCCTGGAGCGGCTGCTCGCCAATCTGGTCGACAACGCGCTCCGATACGCGGCGACGGAAGTGCGGGTGCGGGCCTTCGCAGCAGGAAGCCGGGCCGTGCTCGAAGTCACCGACGACGGCCCGGGGATCCCCGAGGCCGACCGGGAGCGGGTCTTCGACCGGTTCGTACGGCTCGACGCGGCCCGCGACCGCGGCAGCGGCGGCACCGGGCTCGGGCTCGCCATCGCCCGCGAGATCGCCCGGGCCCACGGCGGCGACCTGGTGGTGGCGACCGGCCCGACGGCCGGGGCCTGCCTACGGGCCGAGTTCTGA
- a CDS encoding class I SAM-dependent methyltransferase, whose protein sequence is MNDLAAFSCLLTDEGRSLLAELRDHDPAQELALATRLRRAHPPELVSAALGQARLRQRAVAKFGAEDAARMYFTPNGVEQATRTSVAEYRANEFKGLGVRSLADLCCGIGGDAIALARAGIAVLAVDRDEVTCAVARANAAALGLSELIEVRCADVTEIDTSPYDAVFVDPARRGGRGRIFDPEAYSPPLSWAIEAARKAPLAALKIAPGIPHEAVPDDVHAEWISDSGDVKEAVLWFGTQPGSFSSTLLPAGASLWTARAAMLPDPEPRPVGRYLYEPDGAVIRAHLVAEVARQVSGGLIDPMIAYVTSDELHETPFATAYEITDQLPFNVKKLKALLRDREVGILTVKKRGSGVEPEELRRKMKLSGRNSATVFLTRVMDAPTMLVGAPA, encoded by the coding sequence GTGAACGACCTCGCCGCCTTCTCCTGCCTGCTCACCGACGAGGGCCGGTCCCTCCTTGCCGAGCTCCGCGACCACGACCCCGCCCAGGAGCTCGCCCTCGCCACCCGGCTGCGGCGCGCGCACCCGCCCGAGCTGGTCTCGGCGGCGCTCGGACAGGCTCGCCTGCGACAGCGGGCGGTGGCGAAGTTCGGCGCCGAGGACGCCGCGCGGATGTACTTCACGCCCAACGGCGTCGAGCAGGCCACGCGCACTTCGGTCGCCGAGTACCGCGCGAACGAGTTCAAGGGCCTGGGCGTACGTTCCCTCGCCGACCTCTGCTGCGGCATCGGCGGCGACGCGATCGCGCTCGCCCGGGCCGGGATCGCGGTGCTCGCGGTGGACCGGGACGAGGTGACCTGCGCGGTGGCGCGGGCGAACGCGGCGGCGCTGGGCCTCTCCGAGCTCATCGAGGTGCGCTGCGCGGACGTGACCGAGATCGACACCTCGCCGTACGACGCCGTCTTCGTGGACCCGGCCCGCCGGGGCGGCCGAGGCAGGATCTTCGACCCCGAGGCCTACTCGCCCCCGCTCTCCTGGGCGATCGAGGCCGCCCGCAAGGCGCCGCTGGCCGCGCTGAAGATCGCGCCCGGCATCCCGCACGAGGCCGTCCCCGACGACGTACACGCGGAGTGGATCTCGGACTCCGGCGACGTGAAGGAGGCCGTGCTGTGGTTCGGCACGCAGCCCGGCTCGTTCAGCTCGACGCTGCTGCCGGCCGGGGCCTCGCTGTGGACCGCGCGGGCGGCGATGCTGCCGGATCCGGAGCCCCGGCCGGTGGGGCGCTATCTGTACGAGCCGGACGGCGCGGTGATCCGGGCCCATCTGGTGGCCGAGGTCGCGCGGCAGGTCTCGGGCGGGCTGATCGACCCGATGATCGCGTACGTCACCAGCGACGAGCTGCATGAGACGCCGTTTGCGACGGCGTACGAGATCACCGACCAACTCCCCTTCAACGTAAAGAAGTTGAAGGCACTGCTGCGCGACCGCGAGGTCGGCATCCTCACGGTGAAGAAGCGCGGCTCGGGCGTGGAGCCGGAGGAGTTGCGGCGCAAGATGAAGCTGAGCGGACGGAACTCGGCGACGGTGTTCCTGACCCGGGTGATGGACGCCCCGACGATGCTGGTCGGGGCGCCCGCGTAG
- a CDS encoding LCP family protein yields the protein MSRHRRNSPKARRRARKKPLRLGRKLLITALALTVCVGIGGWYLYRDLARSIGSSKALDGNGPKSQGGDINILLMGLDSRKDQNGEDLPDDVLDKLHAGSSDIGGYNTNTLMLLHVPAGGGRAKAFSIPRDDFVDIPGHGKDKIKKAYGLEKARTEEKLSAQGVTDKRRLEHEGREAGRKKEIETVRKFLGVPIDHFAEVNLAGFFHIADALDGVPVCLNHAVKDKYSGADFKAGRQTLNGQQSLAFVRQRHGLTNGDLDRTRRQQAFLASAAHKLNSAGTFTDPGKLFKLIDTAKKDLVIDEGWDLLSFVKQAKNLSGGNVEFTTLPIEGFGRNRGEDINVIDDVKIKRLIAEQIGQGGSADPSPSPSATDPDKAPSKAPEQRDEKQGKSDADQDTKAMDGGGIPCVD from the coding sequence GTGAGCCGACACCGCCGCAACTCCCCCAAAGCCCGCCGCCGCGCCCGCAAGAAGCCCCTGCGCCTCGGCCGCAAGCTGCTGATCACGGCCCTCGCCCTGACCGTCTGCGTCGGCATCGGCGGCTGGTACCTCTACCGCGACCTGGCCCGCTCCATCGGCAGCTCCAAGGCGCTGGACGGCAACGGCCCCAAGTCGCAGGGCGGCGACATCAACATCCTGCTGATGGGCCTGGACAGCCGTAAGGACCAGAACGGCGAGGACCTGCCCGACGACGTGCTCGACAAGCTGCACGCGGGCAGCTCCGACATCGGCGGCTACAACACCAACACCCTGATGCTGCTGCACGTCCCGGCCGGCGGCGGCCGCGCGAAGGCCTTCTCCATCCCGCGCGACGACTTCGTGGACATCCCGGGCCACGGCAAGGACAAGATCAAGAAGGCGTACGGCCTGGAGAAGGCGCGTACCGAGGAGAAGCTCAGCGCCCAGGGCGTCACCGACAAGCGCCGACTGGAGCACGAGGGCCGGGAAGCGGGCCGGAAGAAGGAGATCGAGACCGTACGCAAGTTCCTCGGCGTGCCGATCGACCACTTCGCCGAGGTCAATCTGGCGGGCTTCTTCCACATCGCCGACGCGCTCGACGGCGTGCCGGTGTGCCTGAACCACGCGGTCAAGGACAAGTACTCGGGCGCCGACTTCAAGGCGGGCAGGCAGACGCTGAACGGCCAGCAGTCGCTCGCCTTCGTACGGCAGCGGCACGGGCTCACCAACGGCGATCTGGACCGTACGCGCCGCCAGCAGGCCTTCCTCGCGTCCGCCGCGCACAAGCTGAACTCGGCCGGCACCTTCACCGACCCGGGCAAGCTGTTCAAGCTGATCGACACCGCCAAGAAGGACCTCGTGATCGACGAGGGCTGGGACCTGCTGTCCTTCGTCAAGCAGGCGAAGAACCTCTCCGGCGGCAATGTGGAATTCACGACACTGCCCATCGAGGGGTTCGGACGGAACCGCGGCGAGGACATCAACGTCATTGACGATGTGAAGATAAAGCGCCTCATAGCGGAGCAGATCGGGCAGGGCGGGTCGGCCGACCCGTCGCCGTCCCCGTCTGCCACCGATCCCGACAAGGCGCCGAGCAAGGCGCCCGAGCAGCGGGACGAGAAGCAGGGCAAGTCGGACGCCGATCAGGACACCAAGGCCATGGACGGCGGCGGGATCCCGTGCGTGGACTGA